One genomic segment of Vagococcus intermedius includes these proteins:
- the pduL gene encoding phosphate propanoyltransferase — MNEEELRQLIRKIIAEESQPKIPIGVSNHHIHLSQADFDVLFPGQEMTVKVPLKQPGEFASNQTVTIQGPKGDIERVRILGPCRAHSQVELAKTEARQIGVNVPIRMSGDLAGTPTVTVKTKDGEVQIQGAIAAKRHIHMSDRDAENFGVKKGDVVKVEIASEERKTIFDDVIVRPDPKFVLEMHIDTDEANAANVGKGTVGRLIKE; from the coding sequence ATGAATGAAGAAGAACTAAGACAACTGATTCGTAAAATCATTGCCGAAGAAAGTCAACCAAAGATCCCAATTGGTGTATCTAACCACCATATACATTTGAGTCAAGCAGATTTTGATGTTTTATTCCCAGGTCAAGAAATGACAGTAAAAGTACCGCTTAAACAACCCGGTGAATTTGCTTCAAATCAAACTGTAACGATCCAAGGCCCTAAAGGTGATATTGAGCGAGTTCGGATTTTAGGTCCATGTCGTGCTCATTCACAAGTAGAGTTAGCTAAAACTGAAGCCCGTCAAATTGGTGTTAATGTCCCAATTAGAATGTCAGGTGATTTAGCTGGTACGCCAACTGTTACAGTTAAAACAAAAGATGGTGAAGTTCAAATTCAAGGAGCTATTGCAGCTAAACGTCATATCCACATGAGTGATCGCGATGCAGAAAACTTTGGTGTCAAAAAAGGTGATGTTGTAAAAGTTGAAATAGCTTCTGAAGAACGTAAAACAATTTTTGACGATGTCATTGTTCGTCCTGATCCAAAATTTGTTTTAGAAATGCATATCGATACGGATGAAGCTAATGCGGCCAATGTCGGTAAAGGAACAGTCGGTCGGTTAATTAAAGAATAG
- a CDS encoding BMC domain-containing protein, with protein sequence MMNNALGMIETKGLVGAIEAADAMVKAANVTLVGTEKIGSGLVTVMVRGDVGAVKAAVDAGTSAAESVGEVYAAYVIPRPHTDVETILPTTK encoded by the coding sequence ATTATGAATAACGCATTAGGAATGATCGAAACTAAAGGATTAGTTGGCGCAATTGAAGCTGCGGACGCAATGGTTAAAGCGGCTAACGTGACACTTGTTGGCACAGAAAAAATTGGTTCAGGTTTAGTAACTGTTATGGTACGTGGTGATGTTGGTGCCGTTAAAGCGGCTGTTGATGCTGGCACTAGTGCAGCTGAAAGCGTTGGCGAAGTGTATGCTGCTTACGTCATCCCTCGCCCTCATACAGATGTTGAAACAATTTTACCAACAACAAAATAA